The stretch of DNA ATGAGCTTCTCAGGCATGTATGGATTCATCTTGATGACAAAGATTTTATCTTTGCTTCCCCTGAAAATAATACAAACGAtcgtgaatatatatatatatatatatatatatatatatatatatatatatataatatatatatatatatatatatatatatatattgtggcaggggGAGgatcagattcctccctgcctaaaaacatgtgaaaatgcacattttgtttgatttaattgcttttgtttaatttgcttgtttaaatgtgttcattgtgttaattgttttattgttaattatccgcTGCACCTGGCTGTCTtggtaaattagagccaggtgcagggtatttaaggaaagcagccaagttgctcagggctgctgatgTGGAACGAAGAGCCCAACTGGAAGTCGTAAAggtctgtgtgaaaaaaaaaaaaaaaaaaaaccctacgtttggtttttataaaatctgttggtgtttattttcatgttatatgtcaggtaaataGCTTAGCTGCCCTGCGtgtcagtcagggacctgcatatgtttagttagtgctcaatgagagctaggtgtttgtttgtttttgatttatattgtgaataaaagtgcgcgcaagtgcattaaaaatcagttttatctctgggtcacattcttaaagagGCATGAACCTGATCTACGGCTAatctgtttacaatatatatatatatatacagctctggccaaaagttttgcatcaccctatagaattaactaattttgcatcataaagtcgaatgaaagctgaaTACTGTTACATTAACATAGTGAATTGCAGCTCTTTAATGGAGGTGTTTAGGTAAGCCAGCCTTTGGCCTTTGTGTGTCCCCCGAGATGAACCTAAACTACAGCAATGGGTTTTAGAATGTCATTGTACAAGGCAGGCTCTGTCAGATTAGTTTAGCACTGACTGCTTCAGCAGACTGGTGAATGCAAAGCAGATTACACTGTCAgcctttttcttgtttgttttttatttatattttaaaaacacttcataATTAAAACTGGAAGACCATTAAATGGATTGTAAACAATTCACTGGAGCAGGAAACAACTTGCAGAAACAGACTGCAAATAAAACGCAATCTGAAAAcggtaatcaaaaaaaaaaaaaaaaaaaaaaaaaaatcaagagcgAGCAGAGGAGAAGGAGAATGAGTAGAAGATCAATCTCCTTTTTTTATTGCTGCTGTGACAGGGTTAAGCGGTCGTCGTCCTGGAAGAAAAACGATTTCCAAACCAGAAGGGATCCCCTCTATAATTAATCACGTTTGGGAAGGTAAGACACAGCAAGATTTCAACTGGCGTCTAGGTAATAGTGGCTCAGtacttaatatttaaaatattataattgaAGCCCATTTCTACCTTAATCTATAATCGGTATTTTCTTCCAGTGCGTTGAGGAACGGACATGAGTAGCAAGATGATTTACAATGACTCTCTTAAAGGAATTACAGCTAATAAATCCATCAGAAATGTAACCTTGAAGTGCAGTGTTATTTTAATAGGCTTTTGGATAACAATGAGCCCCACATGCAGCTCGGATTTCTGGACCTACCTGATTGCTGAcagtttttctccttttttccAGTCCCACAGAACAATAGTGTGATTGTCATCGAGTCCCACTGAAGCCACGCACTTACCATCCgctaataaaaaaatggaaatgagaTCAACCAAtaagcccccccaaaaaaaatcatgaatattCTATTTTTTCCCAGTGAAGTGGACTGAATGTTACTATCACCCTCTGTTTTCCTGTGTTCGCTTCTTTTCATTACACATTTATGTGTTTTCAGCCAGTATTTCAGAAGCATTATTCATATCTCTCCATTGAAATCAGAATCCCTTGGTTCAACATTTGTAATGCATCACTTTTGGTTTATTAATAGCTGACAATACTATCTAAAACCACATGGTTTTGTAAGAGATCCCAGGGATTTCTATGCAAGTGAACACACAAAGCTACTGACCATTCGTGGTGTGGACAGAGCTGCACAGGGCAGTTCAAGTGCCATCTGGATCAGGTTTAGCTGTGAGTGCAGAAATTAATACCTACCTACTCCAATTCAATGCAGAGGTGTACCACATAAGCATGTATTACAATTGCATCAAGAATGCATATTCTACTCTTTAAAGCgtacattaaaattaataataataataataataataataatatcttggCTCAGAATGATTTCTCCTGCGGAGTGCCTGTACTTTATtgaataacaaaacaatttaatataCCTTCATCCTTCCCTGACAGCCACACACAGCTCCCTAgtgcattttacaaacaaagcACATTGTGACTGTTGGCCAGACTAATTAAAAGCTCTCTTGGCAGTGGTAGAAGGATTGCAACCATGTCTCAGGCACAAGTGAAGCCATTAGGgactgtattgtgtttgtttttctttttaggatTCTAGAAATAGGAACCATCCAGCAATAGACATGAACCAGATTAAATAAAGGAGACCCCCCCTCCAGGAGAACTGTACTGTTTGATTTAACAGTATGTCATTCCCACCTCCCCACCCGATtccatcattaaaaaacaaaataggccTTATATTAGGAAGCGAAGCGACTTCTTTAACTTTAGCAGTTTTATTAAACCATTAAATCTTCTTAACGAGGAAATGTATTTGTAGTTGTACAGCTTTGTGTGTAATACCTGAGAAATCAAGAGCACACACTCCATACTGGTGGTGCCCTTTTAATATTGACAAGGTTTTCAGCATCTCAGAGTCCCATATATGAATGGAGGAATCGCGTCCCACCTAGAAAAgagaaatactaataaaaaacaatatataacgCAGCCATCAgcatttaaatgtactttacaTTTAATGTCACTGGGCAATCTTTATGGATTCTGGGTGAAAAAAGGGAAAGTGGATTTGTCTGACCATGGAGTTacacaatggctttttttttttttttttaacagcactccttcaaaaatgaaaaataaaactgtgcaaaaGCATTCCACGGCTTTACCTGGCCGGTTGCAATATAGTCCTTCAGTGGGTGAATGGCCAAACACAGAATGTCATCATCGTGTCCCAGGTAGAAGCGCTGTGTGTTCTGCTGCCGATTGTACACCACTCCCACTGCCGCCACGTGGTACACAATCTCCCCAGTCTGGGTATAAAAGAGGTTGCTCCTGCAGTCATAACCCCTGTACCTGATCCCGTGCagaacagatacaaaaatacTCACACACAGAGACCCTTGACAAAGAGCACCATATGCACCAACACTCACAGTCTTTATGACTGATCTGAAGGTATCATGCCACGGAGCATTAAATAATTCAGTGCCTGAGGAGGTAGTTTCATTGCACTGCGATCTATATCTAGTCTAAaacctctatttatttatttttcagcagctTTGCTCTGCACTAGAGAACTATTTGTTAATCACCTTGAAATACTTGTCTACAGGAAAGGTGGTACAAGAAGAATATATAGTatagcattgtattgtattgtattgtattacattGCATTATGCAAGATTGGAATTGATCCCTTCCTATCAATATCCAGCATCTTGAAGGTACTAAGCAGGGAACAACATATACAAAAGGGCAACTGTGTTTAGCTTCAGGGGCAGTACTATGCATTGCCCTTAAAAAGGTCATGCCTTTTTTCAAAGGATGTGCAGATTTCAGGCGAGTTCAAAGTGGAACAGGAAAGGCGATGCCTCTCCTACTTAGTATCTAACCATCATTACCCCTCGGCCCATCTGCAATATCGCACTGACATTTTGTACAGCAACTGTGAAACACCAGACATCTTGAGCATCTTTTCCTCCAGTGTAAACGTTGcaccattttttatataaaaagaagcacaTGCATCCCCCCATCAAGAATATAAACGACGCATTGCCGCACGTGAAGAATAGTACAGTACTGCACAACAAAATACCTATAAATAGTTTCAGCAAAATCAGATAAGAGTGCCTTCCAAGACACAGACCTCAATAGCTCAGACAACCAGCTATCAGAACTGTGCTTACCCGTGGATGAAGTGCAGTCGAATGCTGCTTGTCGGAGGGCTCACCCTTTTCTTTGCTGCATATGCTCTCtgtttttctttgcatttctCTTTAAGCTGAGGTAGATCTTCTTTgtaaacctttataaaaaaaaaatgcatatgcaGTTGATTATCCCCCAATGCATCCCTAAGGCAACTTGTGTAGTTAATGCTTGAACATAACACAGTGTGTCTATAATTAAGTACACTGATCTGAAAGAATCCACAGTCTGTACTGATCAGAActctattttctttatttatgtgaACAAGAAATCACACCAGCGTTTTGTACACATATCGTGCTGTATAGTGGACTTCATTGCTGTGAATACCTGTTTTATGGTCGGCACACCTTGATTATTTTAACTTCCCGCAACTGCAGAGTGAAACTGCAGGACACAAACCTGTCGTCGATAAGTGAGCTGGGTTTCCTGCTCAATTTCTGAGTCCATCTCTGGCACATCTGACTGATCCGAATCCGATTCCTCACTGTGGGATTCTGTTAAGGtttctgcaatttaaaaaagtacCATCAAAAGCTTTTGATTGAATCAAAAGTGCTTCGTTAAACCAACTGTAATACCCTAAACCTACCCTGAAGAGTTTCACAGTGGTTTCATAATTGACAAGGGAGAGGTACGTCTGGGTTGTAAAGATCATCACAAtccaaaagcaatttaaaaacaaacaatctatAGAAGTTTATCAAGCTCTTATAAAACTAGCTCTGATAATGCCTTTGTTTGGATTGCTGTTACTCTAGTGAGCAACAATACAGTTTGACCCAAAATAAGCAAAAACAGATGCGGTCTTTAAATCACAAGGGGTTCTGAGCATGGCTAACTCTCATAACTAGATGTTGCTTTTCAAAAGCAGTATTCCTGGCCTTTTAACACAACATGCTTTCCTTATCAGGAATGTGCCTTCACATATCATTAAACAACATTAACTGTAGGCACAGAGGGAGGCATTGCTTACAGCTAAAACACAGCTCAAAAGACAAGTTCTGCTCTTCATGCAGCTCTTCCAGTTGTAAATGGTAAAACGCATTACTTATACTGGGAAATACAGGCAGGCCAGGCTAATGgacagaacacaaaacactgagggtaatttgaaataaaaaatatattattgagtaggtttaaaacatttaaaatggtttaccTTGCAGCAAACTAAAAGTCCACTTTTGATTTAATACTAGACTTTGTTTATAAGAAGCCATAGGCATGATGGTGGCTGGTTATATTAATACTGATGATGAGATGAATTATGAATAAATTCGGGTTCAGCTCTAACATCTTCAGTTTTGACACACACGGGTCCTTTTTTGAAATGTGGAAGTAGgggttttaggcaggtgtgaacaaatgctgtaaaataagaatgctttcaaaaatagacatgttaatagattatatttatcaattaactaaatgcaaagtgaatgaacagaagaaaaatctaaatcaaatccatatttggggtgaccaccctttgccttcaaaacagcatcaattcttctaggtacacttgtacaaagtcagggattttgtaggcatacagtcaggcgtatgattaaacaattataccaaacaggtgctaatgatcatcaattcaatatgtaggttgaaacacaatcattaactgaaacagaaacagctgtgtaggaggaatagaACTGggtaaggaacagccaaactcagctaacaaggtgaggttgctgaagacagtttactatcaaaagtcatataccatggcaagactgagcacagcaacaagacacaaggtagttaaactgcatcagcaaggtctctcccaggcagaaatttcaaggcagacaggggtttccagatgtgctgtccaagctcttttgaagaagcacaaagaaacgggcaaagttaaggaccgtagacacagtggtcggccaaggaaacttactgcagcagatgaaagacacatcatgcttacttcccttcgcaatcggaagatgtccagcaatgccatcagctcagaattggcagaaaacagtgggaccctggtacacccatctactgtctggagaagtctagtcagaagtggccttcatggaagacttgcggacaaaaagccatacctccgacgtggaaacaagaccaagcgactcaactatacacgaaaacacaggaactggggtgcagaaaaatggcagcaggtgctctggactgatgagtcaaaatttgaaatatttggctgtagcagaaggcagtttgtttgctgaagggctggaaagtggtacacaaatgagtgtctgcaggcaacagtgaagcatggtggaggttccttgcaagtttggggctgcatttctgcaaatggagttggggatttggtaagaattaatggtctcctcaatgctgagaagtgcAGGCAGAAACTTagccatcatgcaataccatcagagaggcatctgattggccccaaatttattctgcagcatgacaataaccccaaacatacagcggaagtcattaagaactatcttcagcgtaaagaagaacaaggagtcctggaaatgatggtatggcccccacagagccctgatctcatcattatcgagtctgtctgggattacatgaagagagagaagcaactgaggctgcctaaatccacagaagaactgtggttagttctccaagatgtttgggccaacctacctgccgagttccttcaaaaactgtgtgcaagtgtacctagaaaaactgatgctgttttgaaggcaaagggtggtcacaccaaatattgatttgatgtagattttacttctgttcactcactttgcattttgttaattgataaatataaactatcaacatgtctatttttgaaagcattcttactttacagcattttttcacacctgcctaaaactttttcacagtactgtgtgtgtgtgttatatatatataaaatgcagaaGTCAAATGACCTACCTTGAGGTGCTATTGCTATATGAAGGGCATCTTTTGATTTTCTTTCTGGGATAAACTTCCACTGGAATACAGAATGATCCACTCCGCCAATAGTAATAACCCACTGGTAATCATGGGACCACCTGGCATTTGTTATATGAGCTGAATGacctaaatattttttaaactttgcaccTGAGGACAGATGGGAAAAACATGTCACATAGTTTACACAGTACTAAAAAGGTCTGTTAgtattctgtatattttagtagagtgagttttaaatacatattaaatacaaggtacagaacaaaaataaagagTACAAACCTTTCTTTAAACAAGGATATCGAAAAAGTTTTACTGATCCATAATCATCGGCAGTGACTAAAACTTGATTTTTAAAGTTTGCATCTACTGAATTAATATCATTAATATCCGAATATTTAGGCAATATTCCATTCACTTCTGGACCCAATGAGCAGGTCCAGGTGGACCACTGCACCAGTTTGAACTCTTCTTTATTAGTGACCTCCTTACCACCTAAACAAAATAGAGGAGGAAATACACAGTGCTTTGAATAAATCATTACAGAGGAAACATGTTAAGAAAAGTGATTTCAGAAAACCTGAGGAATCAATAGGCTAACGATCAAAGAGGGGCTAAGAATGAATATTGAAAAGCTGCAAGcaactataaaaaaaagacatcccACTTTAATGCCCTGTCAGGCAgagaggacatttaaaaaaaaaaaaaaatgttaatagtgCATTATGTCAGATCAGCAAGGCAGAACtatttaaagctgtttaaagGGGGACAGGGGGAGTCAATCAATCTCTGCCCTCTTGTGTAAGCTGAATTTTACAGCAGGGTATATATAGGTTGTAGAAGATGATATTCTGTATAAACTATTAATTATGGATTTGATTACaagtttctttacttctatgttaaagttttattttcatattttgatacagcttaaagcacatgtaactagctaagcaagacatttgcagtctctcgtatct from Polyodon spathula isolate WHYD16114869_AA unplaced genomic scaffold, ASM1765450v1 scaffolds_1086, whole genome shotgun sequence encodes:
- the LOC121309271 gene encoding echinoderm microtubule-associated protein-like 5 translates to MEPARAEQTDYLVIQRIWSLIDHALIARCNMEEPIRSAAVSTDGIHLALGMKDGSFTVLRVRDMTEVVHVKDRKEAIHELKYSPDGAHLAVGSNENSVDIYGVVQRYKKVGECIGSTSFIAHMDWSADSKYLQTNDGSGKRLLYKMPSGKEVTNKEEFKLVQWSTWTCSLGPEVNGILPKYSDINDINSVDANFKNQVLVTADDYGSVKLFRYPCLKKGAKFKKYLGHSAHITNARWSHDYQWVITIGGVDHSVFQWKFIPERKSKDALHIAIAPQETLTESHSEESDSDQSDVPEMDSEIEQETQLTYRRQVYKEDLPQLKEKCKEKQRAYAAKKRVSPPTSSIRLHFIHGYRGYDCRSNLFYTQTGEIVYHVAAVGVVYNRQQNTQRFYLGHDDDILCLAIHPLKDYIATGQVGRDSSIHIWDSEMLKTLSILKGHHQYGVCALDFSADGKCVASVGLDDNHTIVLWDWKKGEKLSAIRGSKDKIFVIKMNPYMPE